From a region of the Triticum aestivum cultivar Chinese Spring chromosome 7D, IWGSC CS RefSeq v2.1, whole genome shotgun sequence genome:
- the LOC123170783 gene encoding uncharacterized protein, with protein sequence MGTPHSKPAEQTTSSHVPPGPMEGTSVDDSNEGIIPVADDVDKIYPRSPGVHITPSERMILETDGDSTYDTPGPMEGPNGDDSNEGVIPGADDVHKNYPSSPGTKAVHIY encoded by the exons ATGGGGACTCCACACAGCAAGCCAGCAGAACAGACGACTTCATCACATGTACCTCCAG GCCCGATGGAGGGGACAAGTGTTGACGACTCTAACGAAGGGATTATACCCGTAGCCGATGATGTTGACAAAATTTACCCACGTAGTCCAG GAGTCCATATTACTCCCTCCGAACGGATGATACTTGAGACCGATGGTGATAGCACATATGATACTCCAG GCCCGATGGAGGGGCCAAATGGTGACGACTCTAATGAAGGGGTTATACCTGGAGCCGACGATGTTCACAAGAATTACCCAAGTAGTCCAGGTACTAAGGCTGTGCATATATACTGA